From a region of the Streptomyces sp. NBC_01454 genome:
- a CDS encoding CDP-alcohol phosphatidyltransferase family protein encodes MEVQETRVQTDRVLTIPNILSMARLLGVPVFLWLVLWPEFGGPKVDGWALLVLALSGVSDYLDGHLARRWNQISSLGRILDPAADRLYILSTLVGLTWREILPVWLTAALLARELMLLIAVGFLGRHGYGPPQVNFLGKAATFNLMYAFPLLLLSDGSGWLHTLAAVFGWAFAGWGTALYWWAGILYVVQVRRLIRADATAD; translated from the coding sequence GTGGAGGTCCAGGAGACGCGGGTCCAGACGGATCGTGTCCTCACCATCCCGAATATTCTGAGCATGGCTCGCCTCCTCGGCGTGCCCGTGTTCCTGTGGTTGGTCCTGTGGCCGGAATTCGGGGGCCCGAAGGTCGACGGCTGGGCGCTGCTGGTCCTGGCGCTGAGCGGCGTCAGCGACTATCTGGACGGCCATCTCGCCCGGCGCTGGAACCAGATCAGCAGCCTGGGACGGATCCTGGACCCGGCAGCCGATCGCCTCTACATCCTCTCCACCCTCGTCGGTCTCACCTGGCGCGAGATCCTGCCGGTCTGGCTCACCGCGGCCCTGCTGGCACGGGAACTGATGCTGCTGATCGCGGTCGGATTCCTCGGACGCCACGGCTACGGGCCTCCCCAGGTGAACTTCCTGGGCAAAGCGGCTACGTTCAACTTGATGTACGCCTTCCCGTTGCTCCTGCTGAGCGACGGAAGCGGCTGGCTTCACACGCTCGCTGCTGTTTTCGGATGGGCGTTCGCAGGATGGGGTACAGCGCTCTACTGGTGGGCAGGGATCCTCTACGTGGTCCAGGTCCGCCGACTCATCCGGGCGGACGCCACCGCCGACTGA
- a CDS encoding mannose-1-phosphate guanyltransferase codes for MKAVVMAGGEGTRLRPMTSSMPKPLLPVANRPIMEHVLRLLKRHGLNETVVTVQFLASLVKNYFGDGEELGMELTYANEEKPLGTAGSVKNAEEALKDDAFLVISGDALTDFDLTDLIRFHKEKGALVTVCLTRVPNPLEFGITIVDEAGKVERFLEKPTWGQVFSDTVNTGIYVMEPEVFDYFEPDVSVDWSGDVFPQLMKEGKPIYGYIAEGYWEDVGTHESYVKAQADVLEGKVDVEIDGFEISPGVWVAEGAEVHPDAVLRGPLYIGDYAKIEADVELREHTVVGSNVVVKSGAFLHRAVVHDNVYIGQQSNLRGCVVGKNTDIMRAARIEDGAVIGDECLIGEESIVQGNVRVYPFKTIEAGAFVNTSVIWESRGQAHLFGARGVSGILNVEITPELAVRLAGAYATTLKKGSTVTTARDHSRGARALKRAVISALQASAIDVRDLENVPLPVARQQTARGSAGGIMVRTTPGVPDSVDIMFFDERGADLSQAGQRKLDRVFARQEYRRAFPGEIGDLIFPASVFDSYTGSLLRAVDTTGVSDSGLKVVVDASNGSAGLVLPSLLGRLGVDALTINPGLDESRPTETADARRAGLVRLGEIVASARADFGVRFDPVGERLSLVDERGRIIEDGRALLVMLDLVAAERRTGRVALPVTTTRIAEQVAAYHGTQVEWTTTSPDDLTRVGRADGTVFGGDGMGGFIIPEFSSVFDGSAAFVRLIGLVARTQLTLSQIDARIPRAHVQRRDLATPWAVKGLVMRHVVEAAGDRDVDTTDGVRVVESDGRWVLVLPDPAEAVTHLWAEGPDDASAQQLLDEWSAVVDSAGR; via the coding sequence ATGAAGGCCGTTGTGATGGCCGGCGGCGAAGGAACACGCCTTCGCCCCATGACGTCCAGCATGCCCAAGCCGCTGCTCCCGGTCGCGAACAGGCCGATCATGGAGCATGTACTCCGGCTGCTGAAACGGCATGGTCTCAATGAGACCGTCGTGACCGTGCAATTCCTTGCCTCGCTCGTCAAGAATTACTTCGGCGACGGGGAAGAGCTCGGAATGGAGCTCACCTATGCCAATGAGGAAAAGCCGCTCGGTACCGCGGGAAGTGTGAAGAACGCCGAGGAAGCGCTCAAGGACGATGCCTTCCTCGTCATCTCCGGTGACGCCCTCACCGACTTCGATCTCACCGATCTGATCCGGTTCCATAAGGAAAAGGGCGCCCTCGTCACCGTCTGTCTCACCCGGGTCCCCAATCCGCTCGAGTTCGGCATCACCATCGTCGACGAGGCCGGCAAGGTCGAACGTTTCCTGGAGAAGCCCACCTGGGGCCAGGTCTTCTCGGACACCGTCAACACCGGCATCTACGTCATGGAGCCGGAGGTCTTCGACTACTTCGAGCCCGATGTGTCGGTCGACTGGTCCGGCGATGTCTTTCCGCAGCTGATGAAGGAAGGCAAGCCGATCTATGGCTATATCGCCGAGGGCTACTGGGAGGACGTCGGCACCCACGAGAGCTATGTGAAGGCCCAGGCCGATGTGCTCGAAGGTAAGGTCGATGTCGAAATCGACGGCTTCGAGATCTCACCGGGCGTGTGGGTCGCCGAGGGCGCCGAAGTACACCCCGACGCGGTGCTGCGCGGTCCGCTGTACATCGGCGACTACGCCAAGATCGAGGCGGATGTGGAGCTACGTGAGCACACTGTCGTCGGCTCCAACGTCGTGGTGAAAAGCGGTGCGTTCCTGCACCGGGCCGTCGTGCACGACAACGTCTACATCGGTCAGCAGAGCAATCTGCGCGGCTGTGTGGTCGGCAAGAACACCGACATCATGCGGGCCGCCCGGATCGAGGACGGCGCCGTCATCGGCGACGAGTGCCTGATCGGCGAAGAATCGATCGTGCAGGGGAATGTGCGGGTCTACCCGTTCAAGACCATCGAGGCCGGTGCGTTCGTCAACACCTCGGTGATCTGGGAGTCCCGCGGTCAGGCGCATCTCTTCGGCGCCCGGGGCGTGTCCGGGATCCTCAACGTCGAGATCACGCCGGAGCTCGCCGTGCGGCTCGCGGGCGCGTATGCCACCACGCTCAAGAAGGGCTCCACGGTCACCACCGCGCGGGACCACTCCCGGGGTGCCCGGGCGCTCAAGCGTGCCGTGATCTCCGCGCTGCAGGCCAGCGCCATCGACGTACGCGACCTGGAGAACGTCCCGCTGCCGGTCGCCCGCCAGCAGACCGCCCGCGGCAGTGCCGGCGGCATCATGGTCCGTACGACGCCCGGCGTGCCGGACTCCGTGGACATCATGTTCTTCGACGAGCGCGGCGCGGACCTCTCACAGGCCGGACAGCGCAAGCTCGACCGCGTCTTCGCCCGGCAGGAGTACCGCCGCGCCTTCCCCGGCGAGATCGGTGATCTGATCTTTCCCGCCAGCGTCTTCGACTCCTATACGGGGTCCCTGCTGCGGGCCGTGGACACCACAGGCGTCAGCGACTCCGGACTGAAGGTCGTCGTGGACGCCTCGAACGGCAGCGCCGGACTGGTCCTGCCCAGTCTGCTGGGACGGCTCGGCGTCGACGCGCTGACGATCAACCCCGGGCTCGACGAATCCCGGCCGACCGAGACCGCCGACGCCCGGCGGGCCGGGCTCGTCCGGCTCGGCGAGATCGTGGCCTCGGCGCGGGCCGACTTCGGTGTGCGCTTCGACCCCGTGGGCGAGCGGCTGTCCCTGGTGGACGAGCGCGGCCGGATCATCGAGGACGGCCGGGCACTGCTGGTCATGCTGGATCTGGTCGCGGCGGAACGGCGCACCGGCCGGGTGGCGCTGCCGGTGACCACGACCCGGATCGCCGAGCAGGTGGCGGCATACCACGGGACGCAGGTGGAGTGGACGACGACCTCGCCCGACGATCTGACCCGTGTGGGACGTGCCGACGGCACCGTCTTCGGCGGGGACGGCATGGGCGGCTTCATCATCCCCGAGTTCAGCAGCGTCTTCGACGGCTCGGCCGCGTTCGTCCGGCTGATCGGCCTGGTGGCCCGCACGCAGCTCACGCTCAGCCAGATCGACGCACGGATCCCGCGGGCACACGTCCAGCGCCGCGACCTCGCCACCCCGTGGGCGGTCAAGGGTCTGGTCATGCGGCACGTCGTCGAGGCGGCCGGCGACCGGGATGTCGACACCACCGACGGTGTCCGTGTGGTGGAGAGCGACGGCCGCTGGGTGCTGGTGCTGCCCGACCCCGCCGAGGCGGTCACCCACCTGTGGGCGGAGGGGCCCGATGACGCCTCCGCCCAGCAGCTGCTGGACGAGTGGTCCGCAGTGGTGGACAGCGCGGGACGCTGA
- a CDS encoding DUF881 domain-containing protein → MCGMSQQRPDRSSPKASAARPDASMSLLTNVMDHSLDEGYAEAAARKSETGVRGLPRTLRAKLGLAAGLVLAAVVVTVGAAQAQISAPTLAKEREELIHRIQTGTGEADKQQHRVDALRDDVSRMQREALKQHGGGKAELLGLLAGSTQVTGPGVKLVVDDAKGAESSGGGPRESSGFSDTGRVRDRDMQRVVNGLWASGAEAISVNGQRLTSLSAIRAAGDAILVDNKPLVPPYTVLAVGDGQRLSTAFQDSADGQYLHVLQENYGVRTRISAESEITLPPAPSLIVRTAKPQAGAAKADGADTGKGTS, encoded by the coding sequence ATGTGCGGCATGTCGCAGCAGCGCCCCGATCGGAGCAGCCCGAAAGCGTCCGCCGCGCGCCCCGATGCGTCCATGTCGCTGCTGACCAACGTGATGGATCACAGCCTCGACGAGGGATATGCCGAGGCCGCCGCGCGGAAGTCCGAAACCGGGGTGCGCGGTCTGCCGCGTACCCTGCGCGCGAAGCTGGGGCTCGCCGCCGGACTGGTGCTCGCCGCGGTCGTGGTGACGGTCGGGGCGGCGCAGGCGCAGATATCGGCACCGACGCTCGCCAAGGAGCGCGAAGAGCTCATCCACCGCATCCAGACGGGCACCGGCGAGGCGGACAAGCAGCAGCACCGGGTCGACGCGCTGCGCGACGACGTCAGCCGGATGCAGCGCGAGGCGCTGAAGCAGCACGGCGGGGGCAAGGCCGAGCTGCTGGGGCTGCTGGCCGGTTCGACGCAGGTCACCGGGCCGGGGGTGAAGCTCGTCGTGGACGATGCCAAGGGGGCGGAGTCCAGCGGCGGCGGACCGCGTGAGAGCAGTGGTTTCTCGGACACCGGGCGGGTACGCGACCGGGATATGCAACGCGTCGTCAACGGCCTGTGGGCGTCCGGTGCGGAAGCCATCTCCGTCAACGGACAGCGGCTTACGTCACTCTCGGCGATCAGAGCCGCAGGAGACGCCATACTGGTCGACAACAAGCCGCTGGTGCCGCCTTACACGGTGCTGGCGGTGGGGGACGGGCAGCGGCTGAGCACGGCGTTCCAGGACAGCGCCGACGGCCAGTACCTGCATGTGCTGCAGGAGAACTACGGCGTCCGCACCAGGATTTCCGCGGAGAGCGAGATCACGCTGCCGCCCGCGCCCAGCTTGATCGTTCGTACCGCAAAGCCGCAGGCCGGTGCCGCCAAGGCGGACGGCGCCGACACAGGGAAGGGCACATCGTGA
- a CDS encoding small basic family protein, with translation MIAVLGLIVGVVVGLVVRPVVPTVVEPYLPIAVVAALDAVFGGLRAMLDGIFDDKVFVVSFLSNVVVAALIVFLGDKLGVGAQLSTGVVVVLGIRIFSNAAAIRRHVFRA, from the coding sequence GTGATCGCCGTACTGGGCCTCATCGTGGGAGTCGTGGTCGGACTTGTCGTCCGTCCCGTGGTGCCGACGGTGGTCGAACCCTACTTGCCGATCGCCGTCGTCGCGGCGCTGGATGCCGTGTTCGGCGGTCTGCGCGCGATGCTGGACGGCATCTTCGACGACAAGGTCTTCGTGGTCTCCTTCCTGTCGAACGTGGTCGTCGCCGCACTGATCGTCTTCCTCGGCGACAAGCTGGGCGTCGGCGCCCAACTCTCCACGGGTGTCGTCGTGGTGCTGGGCATCCGGATCTTCTCCAACGCCGCGGCGATCCGCCGGCACGTCTTCAGGGCGTGA
- a CDS encoding DUF881 domain-containing protein, with amino-acid sequence MTPDENPQPEKQPEQSEQPEKPGMQPEQPEQPETEQGQDHGPAGRRPMPPESPGAAERAEADETPEPQEPDSAGQKQDKGADSSTPDAVAENGSAARPASGRERLVASLWPPRLTRAQLIVALLLFILGLGLAIQVRSTSDSSALRGARQEDLVRILDELDNRSQRLTDEQRRLEGQKTELANSSDQAEEARKQTVEKEQQLGVLAGTVAAQGPGITLTIDDPAHSVEADKLLDTIQELRAAGAEAIQVNDVRVVANTSLSDVRGGVGIDGKRVTQPYRFKVIGKPEDLEPALNIPGGVVQTLEKEQAKVSVTREKKIIVDALREAKRPDYARSSSQ; translated from the coding sequence ATGACACCGGACGAGAACCCCCAGCCGGAGAAGCAGCCGGAGCAGTCGGAACAGCCGGAGAAGCCGGGAATGCAGCCCGAGCAGCCGGAGCAGCCGGAGACGGAACAGGGCCAGGACCACGGCCCGGCCGGCCGGCGGCCGATGCCGCCCGAGAGCCCCGGCGCCGCCGAGCGGGCGGAGGCCGACGAGACGCCCGAGCCTCAAGAACCGGACAGTGCTGGACAGAAGCAGGACAAAGGGGCAGACTCCTCGACTCCGGACGCGGTTGCGGAGAACGGGAGCGCGGCACGCCCGGCATCCGGTCGGGAGCGGCTTGTCGCGAGTCTGTGGCCGCCCCGCCTGACCCGGGCTCAACTGATCGTTGCGCTGCTGCTGTTCATTCTCGGCCTCGGCCTGGCGATTCAGGTACGTTCCACGAGTGACAGCAGCGCGCTGCGAGGTGCGCGCCAGGAGGACTTGGTGCGCATTCTGGACGAGCTGGACAACCGCTCCCAGCGGTTGACCGACGAACAGCGGCGACTGGAAGGGCAGAAGACCGAGCTGGCGAACAGCTCGGACCAGGCCGAGGAGGCCCGTAAGCAGACCGTGGAGAAGGAACAGCAGCTGGGCGTGCTGGCCGGGACCGTCGCGGCGCAAGGGCCCGGCATCACCCTGACCATCGACGACCCGGCGCATTCCGTCGAGGCGGACAAACTGCTGGACACCATCCAGGAGCTGCGGGCGGCCGGCGCCGAAGCAATCCAGGTCAATGATGTCCGGGTCGTCGCGAACACTTCGCTGTCGGACGTCCGTGGTGGTGTGGGGATCGACGGCAAGCGGGTCACTCAGCCGTACCGCTTCAAGGTGATCGGCAAGCCGGAGGATCTGGAACCGGCGCTGAACATCCCCGGCGGAGTGGTCCAGACTCTGGAAAAGGAGCAGGCCAAGGTGTCTGTGACCCGTGAAAAGAAGATCATTGTGGACGCCTTGCGAGAGGCGAAGCGGCCTGACTACGCTCGGTCGTCGTCGCAGTGA
- a CDS encoding FHA domain-containing protein, which produces MGRCVHRGFVLPHGRVCFVQGESPVKLFGKLFGKSARQEGGSGSARHRAPRQPDESGAAEDRPLFRDEVGGPSGGHGAGSVDPSVPGRIGSQESSAARTGGGSALPVCTRCGSRNAEASRFCSNCGAPLRPGAQPERASETTSTISISGLEAYDSEATGQNLSPSLSPEAQAAVDALPLGSALLVVRRGPNSGSRFLLDGELTTAGRHPQGDIFLDDVTVSRRHVEFRRGPDGLFTVADVGSLNGTYVNRERIDSVVLANGDEVQIGKFRLVFYASQRGAGI; this is translated from the coding sequence ATGGGCCGGTGTGTGCATCGAGGGTTCGTCCTGCCCCACGGGCGGGTCTGTTTCGTTCAAGGGGAATCGCCCGTGAAGTTGTTTGGAAAGCTGTTCGGCAAGAGCGCACGCCAGGAGGGCGGCAGCGGCTCCGCGCGGCACCGTGCTCCGCGCCAGCCCGATGAGAGCGGCGCGGCCGAGGACCGTCCGCTCTTCCGTGACGAGGTCGGCGGGCCGTCCGGGGGGCACGGCGCGGGTTCTGTTGACCCCTCCGTGCCCGGCCGCATAGGTTCCCAGGAATCATCGGCCGCACGCACGGGTGGAGGGTCAGCCTTGCCGGTTTGTACGAGGTGCGGCAGCCGGAACGCCGAGGCGAGCCGGTTCTGCTCCAACTGCGGTGCGCCGCTGCGACCGGGCGCCCAGCCCGAGCGGGCTTCCGAGACGACCTCGACCATCTCCATTTCGGGGCTGGAGGCCTACGACTCCGAGGCGACGGGCCAGAATCTGTCGCCCTCGCTGTCCCCCGAGGCCCAGGCGGCCGTCGACGCCCTCCCGCTGGGGTCGGCGCTGCTGGTCGTCCGCCGGGGTCCGAATTCGGGCAGCCGCTTCCTTCTGGACGGCGAGCTGACGACGGCGGGCCGGCATCCGCAGGGCGACATCTTCCTCGACGACGTGACGGTCTCGCGTCGCCACGTGGAATTCCGCCGCGGCCCGGACGGTCTCTTCACGGTCGCCGACGTCGGCAGCCTGAACGGCACCTACGTCAACCGTGAGCGGATCGATTCCGTCGTCCTCGCCAACGGCGACGAGGTCCAGATCGGCAAGTTCCGCCTGGTCTTCTACGCGAGCCAGCGAGGCGCCGGTATCTGA
- the ftsR gene encoding transcriptional regulator FtsR — translation MRHTPKGGAGPSGTASSDGKPVSIGTVLTRLREEFPEVTISKIRFLEAEGLVEPKRTPSGYRKFTPADVERLANVLRMQRDHYLPLKVIREHLDALERGEQVQLPAPATPSRDLVEGVSEPGAERPTAARIGRAELLAAAEVDEATLADWESYGLIVSHAEGGYDIEAVTVAKLVADLGRFGLEPRHLRAVKAGAEREAGLVEQVVAPLRRHRNPQTRAHAEATARELATLSVRLHAALLQTALRVRL, via the coding sequence ATGCGCCATACACCGAAAGGCGGTGCCGGCCCGTCCGGCACCGCCTCCTCGGACGGCAAGCCGGTGAGCATCGGCACGGTGCTCACCCGGCTGCGCGAGGAGTTTCCCGAGGTCACCATCTCCAAGATTCGCTTCCTGGAGGCCGAGGGGCTGGTCGAGCCGAAGCGCACGCCTTCCGGATACCGCAAATTCACGCCCGCGGACGTGGAGCGGCTCGCGAACGTCCTGCGGATGCAGCGGGACCACTATCTGCCGCTGAAGGTCATCCGCGAGCACCTGGACGCCCTGGAGCGCGGTGAGCAGGTGCAGCTGCCCGCTCCGGCCACTCCGTCCCGGGACCTGGTCGAGGGCGTGTCCGAGCCGGGTGCGGAGCGTCCTACGGCTGCCCGGATCGGCCGGGCCGAGCTGCTGGCCGCCGCGGAGGTGGACGAGGCGACACTCGCCGACTGGGAGTCCTACGGACTCATCGTCTCCCACGCGGAGGGCGGATACGACATCGAGGCCGTCACGGTGGCCAAACTCGTCGCCGACCTGGGCCGCTTCGGTCTCGAACCGCGGCATCTGCGGGCGGTGAAGGCGGGCGCCGAGCGCGAGGCGGGCCTGGTCGAACAGGTCGTTGCACCCCTTCGGCGGCACCGTAACCCACAGACCAGGGCGCACGCCGAGGCGACCGCCAGGGAGCTGGCAACGCTGTCCGTACGGCTGCACGCGGCCCTTCTGCAGACCGCTCTGCGGGTCCGGCTGTAG
- a CDS encoding bifunctional nuclease family protein yields the protein MNELDVVGVRVEMPSSQPIVLLREVGGDRYLPIWIGPGEATAIAFAQQGMVPARPLTHDLFKDVLEAVGQELTQVRITDLREGVFYAELVFASGVEVSARPSDAIALALRTGTPIFGTDGVLDDAGIAIPDEQEDEVEKFREFLDQISPEDFGTNSQ from the coding sequence GTGAACGAGCTCGACGTCGTGGGTGTCCGGGTGGAAATGCCTTCCAGCCAACCGATCGTGCTCCTGCGGGAGGTGGGAGGCGATCGTTACTTGCCCATTTGGATCGGGCCAGGGGAGGCCACCGCCATCGCCTTTGCCCAGCAGGGCATGGTCCCTGCCAGGCCGCTGACGCACGACCTTTTCAAGGACGTGCTCGAAGCGGTGGGCCAGGAACTGACGCAGGTCCGCATCACGGATCTGCGCGAGGGGGTTTTCTATGCAGAACTCGTCTTCGCGAGCGGAGTCGAGGTCAGCGCGCGTCCGTCGGACGCCATAGCGCTGGCGCTGCGCACCGGTACGCCGATCTTCGGTACCGACGGTGTGCTGGACGACGCGGGGATCGCCATCCCGGACGAGCAGGAGGACGAGGTGGAGAAGTTCCGCGAGTTCCTCGACCAGATCTCGCCCGAGGACTTCGGTACCAACAGCCAGTGA
- a CDS encoding MerR family transcriptional regulator → MAITGDGMAAEGALPLHSGAAANHAPAPAAAVSGDCEAQNIGYRGPTACAAAGITYRQLDYWARTGLVEPSIRPAYGSGTQRLYSFRDVVVLKIVKRLLDTGVSLQNIRTAVQHLRARGLADLTRMTLMSDGATVYECTSPDQVVDLLQGGQGVFGIAVGVVWRDVEGVLSQLHGERVDTGETLIGKNPHDELARRRNRAG, encoded by the coding sequence GTGGCAATCACCGGCGACGGTATGGCGGCGGAAGGGGCGTTGCCGCTCCACTCGGGCGCGGCAGCGAACCATGCCCCGGCACCGGCCGCGGCGGTGTCGGGGGACTGCGAGGCGCAGAACATCGGCTATCGCGGCCCGACCGCCTGTGCGGCAGCGGGCATCACCTATCGGCAGCTCGACTACTGGGCGCGTACCGGCCTGGTGGAGCCGAGCATCCGGCCGGCGTACGGCTCCGGCACCCAGCGGCTGTACAGCTTCCGGGACGTCGTGGTTCTCAAGATCGTCAAGCGGCTGCTGGACACCGGGGTGTCGCTGCAGAACATCCGCACCGCCGTGCAGCACCTGCGGGCGCGGGGGCTGGCGGATCTGACGCGGATGACGCTGATGAGTGACGGGGCGACCGTCTACGAGTGCACCTCACCGGACCAGGTCGTGGATCTGCTCCAGGGCGGCCAGGGCGTTTTCGGGATCGCCGTGGGCGTGGTGTGGCGGGACGTGGAGGGCGTGCTGTCACAGCTCCATGGGGAGCGTGTGGACACCGGCGAGACGCTGATCGGGAAGAACCCGCACGACGAGCTGGCGCGACGGCGCAACCGGGCCGGCTGA